Part of the Scomber japonicus isolate fScoJap1 chromosome 6, fScoJap1.pri, whole genome shotgun sequence genome, caacaaatggAGACATTTGCTATTTGTTCAGtggatcagttagaaataatgcagggaggaatagtaccaacagaaacagccacagtgatgatgatgtttgatgaggagCTGCAGATTACTAACATACCTCCAGCAGGTGAACtacttattttaaattaaatacctTAATGTTAGCAGAGCAGGTCTGTCGACTCATGCAGCCTATAGCTTTAGCATTGTGCTCACAGGGATGACGTTCTACATAAGTTTACTTCATCATTTGACATGTTGGCCACTTTGACAAGAACATCTGACATTATAACATCATAtaactgaaaataatgaaaagcatAATAGATCCCCTTTAAAGAGCAAATCcaagttattttttattcccctttcttttttcagtcccttcttcctttctcccttttttgtcCCATCCGACCCttacatatattttaatgaGTCTCCCTCattgtcctctcttcctcttatATTTCTCTCCACTCCTTCGTTCACTGATTGTCTTGCTCCCTCTGCATGTTTCCATCCAGGTCTACGATGCTGGCAAAATTACTGGACTGTCCCACGTCTGATCCAGACCAACTGGAAGCTTGTCTGCAGAAGGCTGATGCTGAAAAAATTACATCTAAGCAATATGATGTTCTCAAGCAGCCTACAATATTAtactttccctttcttcctcatgTTGATGGGGACTTCCTACCAGATGAAATTGAAGTAGGTGTCTGTGTTGAAGGTTGGGGTTGagggtgttttgtgttttatacatAAGTTTTAATAATATTACCTAAATTGGCTCTCAttcagtaaatgtgtgtgtgtgaaggcaaaATTAAAAAGAGGCAGTTTTATTCAaattctcactttttttttctcacctatTTTGCGATTTCCCTGCAGGTGTTGCTGCAGGCAGGTAAATTCCCAAAGAAAGACGTGCTGTTCGGCTTGAACAAGGATGAAGGGACCTTCTTTCTAGTTTATGGAGTGCCTGGATACACCAACACTGGACAAAGTCACATCAGCAGAAAGCAATACCTGAATGGAGTAGCAATTGTAATGGCAGATGCCAGTGTTGTTGCAAGAGAAGCAACAATTTTCCAGTACACAGATTGGGCAGATGAGAATAACCAAATGAAAAACCGTGACTTGCTGGGCAGTGCGGTTGGAGACCAACTGTTCTTTTGTCCTGTGCTTGAGTTTGCTCACAGGTAAAGAGTAAATCTGAGTTTTAATGATGTGGTCTGAATCATGGTCATCAGTAGAGGTTCTAGTTCATTTAAATCACAAGAGTCAGGAAAGGGCCAGCTCTTCTTTTGGAGGGACCAGTGAAACAAAGTCTAGACAACTGACTGTATATTACATAACATGATCTCTTTGCATTCTTGCTATGGTATCACAGAAAACAATTTAACCAAATAATAAGACAGTCAGGCAGACAGTTGGTGTATCTGACTCGCATTATTTGAATCCattgacttttatttcatctcatttttattttattcctattTAGGTATCAGTGAGACTATAAAAAACAGATCTATAAGTCTGAAGGCTTAAAAGATACTAGAATACTAAACAGTGAGTAATATTATGAAGCTAAATGTTACAACACTAGAAAGCTATCAAGGTGTCTTTTGGCATGATGAGTTCCAAGTAAACAGTAGAAATATTCTGTCCACTTCACAAAGTAGTATACAAGGATTGTGCTATTAAGTATCAATgcagtaataaataatacatgacttgtgtttttgtttgtttgttgtccCATCATTTTGGGTCACAAACAAATATTTCTCATCCTCTGTGATGTTccatatgtttgtgtttaattttCTCTTATTAACCAGACGTAGTGCAGTGAAGTGCACATATAGCTCAATATTGTTAATTTCTTTTCCAGGTACTCACAACAGGGTGGTAAGACTTTCCTATATTTCTTTGACCACCGGTCGTCCACCAATCCTTGGCCAGCATGGATGGGCGTAATGCACGGTTATGAGATAGAATTTGTTTTTGGAATGCCTTTGATTACATCCCTGGAATACACAAAGAATGAAGTGAACATGACCAAGAAGTTTATGAAACACTGGGGCAACTTTGCACGGACAGGGTACGTATAATCGGATACTCAGTTAATCACTCAAACTGTTTATAGACCCTCATTGCATGTTTGGATTGTTTTGATCggcttttctttttgtcaggaATCCAGGACTTGATGGAGCTTCGTGGCCCCTATTTACCCCTGCAAATCAGGAGTATGTCACTCTGAACTACAACCATCCAGAACAAAAGAAGATGATGAGGGCCAAAGAGTGTCACCTCTGGCACAAATTAATACCAAACATACAGAAAGTATCAGGTtagacacaagcacacacacacacacacacacacacacacacacacacacacacacacacacacacacacacacacacacacacacacacacacaactccataTAGTAGTAGTAGGTTGTTTTGCATCAGGCTCTGGCAGGGAGGTGTTTTGCTGTATGTAGCCTGTGGAGGAGATTTGTATCCTGGCTTGCTTCCCTCCACTTTACCACAGTTCTGGAGATCAgagtgggaggaggaagagggtcAGTCATCACTTCACTGAACACTGGTCATATGGTGAATAATGCACATACACCTATCCAATGAACCCATTATTCatacataaagacacacattttcatctTATTTTTGGTATCATACAAAGTCTACAGTGTGTGGCATCATTTTGTCTCCTTCATCCAAACGAGCTCCTTCTCCATTATTCAAGTCACATCATCTACTGTATCTTTATGTCAATGAGGGTTGTTTGTAATGCAACTAACCGTTtatatatgtacacatataCATGAATATACTGTGTAcacaaaaaatactaaataagcAATCCTCTATGAAAGATAACCACATCCCtttttgtctgtgtctttgttcACAGATGATCTGCTGACTTGTGTTACTGCAAATGGAATGACTCTCCACTGCAACTACacattctttattattttactggTTATTACGTTAACCTACTGGTAGGGTGAAGAGACCTATCTTCCACAAAACTGTTCTGTCACACAGATAGAAATTGTGGacagaaagaataaataaatttgGTCTTCGTTACTATTGCAAACATTTTATGTGATTACTctattatgtata contains:
- the LOC128360412 gene encoding acetylcholinesterase-like — encoded protein: MATVSPSSLFIPLLLFNFLTVSLATQDDLVISTKNGKVQGKLLSVPGGDVRAFLGIPYGKPPIGKLRFRAPEPAGRWERMRDATQFPNSCSQLPDTAFPGFRGSEMWNPNTPSSEDCLYLNVWSPRLNKTHPQPSPLAPVLVWIYGGGFNVGTSSLDLYDGRFLSKYEGVVVVSMNYRLGAFGFLSLPNNKNIKGNAGLLDQRLALQWVANNIAAFGGDASKVTLFGESAGSASVGFHLLSPGSHDLFQRAVMQSGSPNAPWATVSQTVAWDRSTMLAKLLDCPTSDPDQLEACLQKADAEKITSKQYDVLKQPTILYFPFLPHVDGDFLPDEIEVLLQAGKFPKKDVLFGLNKDEGTFFLVYGVPGYTNTGQSHISRKQYLNGVAIVMADASVVAREATIFQYTDWADENNQMKNRDLLGSAVGDQLFFCPVLEFAHRYSQQGGKTFLYFFDHRSSTNPWPAWMGVMHGYEIEFVFGMPLITSLEYTKNEVNMTKKFMKHWGNFARTGNPGLDGASWPLFTPANQEYVTLNYNHPEQKKMMRAKECHLWHKLIPNIQKVSDDLLTCVTANGMTLHCNYTFFIILLVITLTYW